The genomic region CCTTCGAGGACGTGCTGCCGCCGGAGGTCGTGTCCCGGCCCAAGCACGGGTTCAACGTGCCCATCGACCACTGGCTGCGCGGCCAGTGGGCCGACCTTGTGGACGAGGCCCTGGGACCCGGCTCGCGCCTGGCGCGCGAGGGGCTGGTGCGCAAGGACGCGGCCGACGCGGCCCGGGCCCTGCTGCGCCGGCCCGGGCGGCTCAACGGGCACACCGTTTTTTCCTTCATCACCCTGAACATCTGGCTGGAAGAGGCGGACGCATGGAAATCATAGCCGAGATCGGACAGAACCATAACGGCGACATGAAGCTGGCCGTGGAGCTCATCCAGGCGGCCCGCGAGGCCGGGGCCGACGTGGCCAAGTTCCAGGTCTACGACGCCAGGCGGCTGTTCCCCAGGGAAGGCAACCCCTGGTACGAGTACAACCTGTCCACGGAGCTGTCCCGCGACGACGTGTTTCTGCTGGCCGAGGAGTGTCGGAAAACCGGCATCGAGTTCATGGCCTCGGTCTTCAGCCCGGAGCTGGTGGACCTGCTGGAGCAGGCCGGGGCGCGGCGCCACAAGGTCGCCTCCCGCTCGGTGAAGGACCGCGAACTCATGCTGGCCCTGGGTTCCACGAACAAGCCCCTGATCGTCTCCCTGGGCATGTGGAGCGGCGAGGGGTTCCCCGAGGTGCCCACCAGCGCGCCGGTAGACTTTTTGCATTGTGTTTCCAGCTACCCGGCCTCGCTGGAGGAAATGCGGCTGTCCCGCGTGGACTTCACGCGCTACGCCGGGCTGTCGGACCACACCGAGGGCCTGACGGCGGCCATGGCCGCCCTGGCCCGGGGCGCGAGGATCGTGGAGAAGCACTTCACCCTGGACAAAAACATGTATGGACCCGACCACATCTGCAGCATGACCCCGGACGAATTGCGGGAACTGTGCCGTTTCCGCGAGGAGCTGGCCCGCTGCCTCTAGGGCGGAGCGAGGACATGAGCGGCGAACCCAAGGTTTCGGTCTACATAGCGGCGCGCAACTGCGCCAAGTACGTGGAGGCGGCCATCGAGAGCGTGCTGCGCCAGTCCATGCCGGACTGGGAGCTGCTCGTCTACGACGACAAGTCCACGGACGCCACGCCCAAGGTCCTCGACCTCTATCGCGGCGACCCGCGCATCCGCATCTTCCGCACCAACGGCAAGGGCTTGCCGGGGGTCTGCAACCTGGCCTGCGGCGAGGCCCGGGGCCGGTACCTCATCCGCCTGGACGGGGACGACGTGTTCGAGGAGAACATCCTCCTGGTGCTCTCCAACTATCTGGACTCCAATCCCGACGTGGCCCTGGTCTTCCCGGACTACTACCTCATCGACGCCCAGGGCGACTTCATCTCCCTGGGCCGCACGCCCCGACTCTTCGAGCGCAACCACGCCACGGACCTGCCGCCCAACGGGGCCTGCACCATGATCCGGCGCGACGTGCTCCTGGAGTGCGGCGGCTACCGAGAGGACCTCGGCGCGCAGGACGGCTTCGACCTCTGGACCAAGCTGCGCGGGGCGCACAGGTCGGCCAACGTCAACCTGCCGCTGTTCTACTACCGCCGCCACGGCGACAACCTGACCAACGACCACGGCCGCATCTTCTACGCCCGGCGCGAGATCAAGCGCGAGATGGCCCGCGAGGCCATGCGCGGCCAGGGCCCCTATCTGGCGGTCATCCCCTGCCGCCGGAACTACGACTTCGCCCAGGACCTCTGGAACGAGCGCATCAACGGCCACACCCTGCTGGACATCGCCATCGAGACCTGCGCGGGCACCGAGATCTACGATCAGATCATCGTCAGCTGCGACAATCCCGAGGCCGAGGAGACGGTGCGTCGCCACGCGGACCCCAGGCTCCGCTTCCACCTGCGCGACCCCCGCGACACCATCCGCTCGCGCAGCGTGGCCCACACCCTGGACGCCATCGCGCGGATTTACGATCCCGAGGGCCGGGGCGTCACCACTTTGAACTACATCCACACGCCCTTCGTCGGCACCCAGACGCTGGAGGAGTCCGTGTTCACCCTGGTGCTCAACGGCGCGGACAGCTCCTACGGCGTGGAAAAGGTCATCTCGCCGGTCTTCCGGCGCAACGCCCACGGCTTCGAGATGCTCAACCCCCGCCGCGAGTTCGCCAGCGACTTCGACACCGTGTACATCGAGTCCTGCGCCTTCGTGACCGCGCGTTCCCGGCTGTTCGCCACCGGGGCCCTGTCCGGGCCGAGCGTGGTCAACTTCCTCATCCCCGGGGACGAGAGCTTCATCATCAACTCCCAGCGGGCCCTGGAAATGGCCCGGGTCATCTACAAGGACAAGGGGGCCGGGCAATGATGCGCTTCAGCGTGATCCTGGCCGCCCGGCTGCGCTCCAGCAGACTCCCGGCCAAGGCCCTGCTGCCCCTGGCGGGCCTGCCGCTCATCACGTTCCTGCTGCGCAGGCTGCGCGGCGCTTCCTTGGTGGATCGCGTCGTGCTGGCCACCACGACGAGGCCCGAGGACCGGCACCTGGCCGCCCTGGCCGAGGCCGAGGGCGCGAGCGTCTTCTTCGGCAGCGAGGACGACCTCATCCGGCGCTACCTGGACGCCTGCGACCGCTACGGCATCGATCATCCCGTGCGGGTGACCGGAGACTGTCCCTTCGTGGACGCCGCGAGCCTGGACCACTGCCTGGCCCAGTGCGCGCGGGAGGAGGGCTTCGACCTCGCCAGCACCAAGGGAGCCTTTCCCGTGGGCATCGACTACGAGGTGTTCCGGGCATCCTCCCTGGCGGCGGCGCACGCCTCCGGCGAACCCGACGCGGCGGACCGCGAACACCTCACGAAATTCTTCTACGACCACGACCGGCGCTTCCGCGTCGCGCGGCTCTCGCCGCCGCCGGAGTGGCCCCGCTGTTCCCGCGCCTTCACGGTGGACACCCTGGACGACTACCTGTTCTGCAAGGCTCTGGCCGACCGCCTCGGTCCCGGGGCGGCCGTGGGCGATCTCCTCCGGGAGGCGTCGTGACCCCGGCCACCCGCTACGGCAAGCCCGCCGCGGACATCCTGGCCGAAAGCCGCGCCCTGCTGCGGGAGAACGCCGAACATCTCGCGCGCCAGCGCCGTCTCGCGGACCTTCTGTCCGGCCGGGGCGCGCCTCGCGAGCGCTGCGCCTGCTGCAACGCCCGCCTGGACGGGGCCGGGCCGTTCCAGCGGCGCGGGATCGACTACCTCCTTTGCCCGGAGTGCGGACACGTGCAGACCCGGCTCGCGCCTCCGGCCGACCAGCCCGTGGACTTCGGGGCCGTGTATCCTCCGCTCTCCGGGGCGGAGTTCGCCTCGCGGGTGGAGCGCATCTACCGCCCCAAGCTGGATTGGGCCCTGGAGGCCTTGGCCGCCACGGACGGGCCGCCGCCCTTGGAGCGGCGCTGGCTGGAGCTCGGCTGCGGATACGGTTTTTTTCTGGCCGCCCTGCGCGATGCCGGGGCCCGGCGGTTTATGGGCCTGGACGCCTGCCGGGAGCTGGTGGAGCGCGCCAATACGGCCCTGGGCGAGAACCGGGCGGCCCTGGTGGACGGCGGGTTGGCCCGGGCGGTCCGCGACAGCGAGGCCGAGGTCTACGCCGCCTTCTTCGTCCTGGAGCATCTCGCGGACCTGCCTGATTTCCTGGCCGCCGTGGCGGAAAAACCGGAGGGCGTCGCGTTCGTTTTTTCGGTGCCGGTGTTCGGCCTGGCGACCGTGCTGGAGGACTGTTCGGACAGGCACTTCGCCCGGAATCTGGACGGCTGGACCCATGCCCAGATGTTCACCGAGAGGTCCCTGGGGCGTTGCCTGGAGCTGGCCAAGTGCGAGCAGGTGGAGCAGTGGGTCTTCGGCCAGGACGTCCTCGACCTGGGCCGCATGTGCGCCCTGGCCGCCGAGAACTATCCCCCGGCCTTGCGGCGCGAGGTGGACGGGGCGCTGGCCCGCATGGCCGACGCGGCCCAGCAGGCCGTTGACCGGGCCCATTTTTCGGATGCGCGGCACATCGTGGCGGTGCGCCGGGGCGCGCCGCTCGACGCGGGGCGCTGAGGGAAACTCCGATGCGCTATTGCAGGAAATGCGTCCAACCCGACACGCGGCCGGGCAGCGTCTTCGACGAGGAGGGCGTGTGTCTGGCCTGCCGCTTCGCCGAGACGGTCAGGAACATCGACTGGGCCGCCCGCCGGGCCGAGCTGGAGGAGATCTGCTCCTTCGCCCGGGAGCGGAACGTTTCGGGCTACGACTGCATCGTGGGCGTCTCCGGGGGCAAGGACAGCACCCGCCAGGCCATGTACGTGCGCGACGAGCTCAAGCTGCATCCGCTGCTGGTCTGCTGTTCCTACCCGCCGGAGAACCTTTCCGACCGGGGCGCGCGCAACCTGGCCAACCTCATGAGCCTCGGATTCGACTGCATCACCGTGGGCCCGGCTCCGGGAGTGTGGAAACGGCTCATGCTCCAGGGCTTCCTGCGCTTCGGCAACTGGGCCAAGTCCACGGAAATGGCGCTTTACGCCAGCGCGCCCAAGGTGGCCATCGCCTACCAGATTCCACTCATCTTCCTGGGCGAGAACCCGGCCATCTCCGTGGGGACCATGGACGTGAAGTCCACCAACGGCGACGCCAACCAGATGAAGAACTGCAACACCCTGAAGGGCGGGCCGGAAGCGCTCCTGGAGGACGGAATCACCGAGAGGGACCTGTTCTGGTACCGCTACTCCAGCGACGAGGACATGCAGCTGGGGGCCCTCAAGGTGGTCTATCTGGGCTACTACATCCAGGATTTCACCAAGCGGAACAACGCCCTGTTCTCCATCCGCCACGGCCTGGAGGTGCGGCCCGACCCGCCGGAGGACATCGGCGACATCACCGGCTACGAGTGCCTGGACGACGACTTCGTGCTCGTGAACCAGCACATGAAGCACATCAAGTTCGGCTTCGGCAAGGTGACGGAGCAGGTCTGCGAGGACATCCGCCTGGGCGACATGACCCGCGAGGAGGCCTGGAAGCTGGTGTTGGCCTATGACGGCAAGTGCGCCGAGCGCTACATCCAGGAGCTGTGCGACTACCTGGGCATCAGCCGGGAGACCTTCCGGGAGGTGTCCGAGCGCTATCGCGGCCGCGGGGTGTGGACGCCCGACGGGAGCGGCGGCTGGCGGCTCGCCGCCGAGCCGGAATTCGACGGGCCGGGCTCCGGGGAGCGGGGCTGACATGGACCGCCGCCGCATCCTCATCGTGGACTACGGCCTGGGCAACATCGCCTCGCTGGGCAACGCCCTGGACCGCCTGGGCTACCAGTGGAGCGTCTCCAGCCGTCCCGAGGACATGGCCGGGGCCGACGGGTTCATCCTGCCCGGAGTGGGGGCCTTCGCCGAAGGCATGCGCAATCTGCGCCGGGGCGGACTGCTCCAGGCGCTGGAGCGCGAGGTCCTGGACGGAGGCAAGCCCGTGCTCGGCATCTGCCTCGGCATGCAGCTCCTGGCCCGGGATTCCGACGAGGGCGGCCTGAACCAGGGCCTGGGCTGGATCGACGGCCACGTGCGTCTGCTGCGGCCGGAGGACGGACTGCGGGTGCCGCACGTGGGCTGGAATGTCTTGCGCATGCTTCGGCGCGAGCCTCTTTTTTCCCGCAGCGGCGAGGAGTCGTGCGTGTATTTCGACCACAGCTACCATTTCCAGTGCCCGGAGCGCCACGTGGCCGCGGTCTGCGACTACGGCGGAGAAGTGGTCGCGGCCGTGCGGCGCGAGAACATCTTCGGCGTGCAGTTCCACCCGGAAAAGAGCCAGGCCGCCGGCCTGCGCATCCTGCGCGGCCTGTTCCACTCCACGGGGTTCGTCCACCATGCTGCGTAAGCGGATCATCGGCGTCGTGCCCGTGCGCGGGGGCATCGCGGTGCAGAGCGTCGGCTTCCGCCGCTTCCTGCCCCTGGGGCGGCCGGAGGTGGCCGTGGAGTATCTGAACTCCTGGGGCGTGGATGAAGTCCTGCTGCTCGACATCGACCCGGGCCGGGCCGCGCGGGGGCCGGACCTGGACATGGTGCGCCGGGTGTCGCGTTTCTGCCTCACTCCCCTGACCGTGGGCGGCGGCATTTCCAGCCTGGACCACGTGCGCGGTTTGATCCGCTCCGGCGCGGACAAGGTGGCGCTCAACACCGCGCTCATGGCCGATCCGTGCCTCGGGACGCGCATCGCCGAGACGTATGGCGTCCAGTGTCTGGTCGCCGGCGTGGACCACCGGGCCGTGGAGGGCGGCGAACGCCTCGTCTGGACGGACTCCGGCCGGGTTCCGGCCCAGGAGGGGCCCGTGGAATGCGCGCGGCGCAT from Desulfovibrio aminophilus harbors:
- a CDS encoding N-acetylneuraminate synthase family protein, giving the protein MEIIAEIGQNHNGDMKLAVELIQAAREAGADVAKFQVYDARRLFPREGNPWYEYNLSTELSRDDVFLLAEECRKTGIEFMASVFSPELVDLLEQAGARRHKVASRSVKDRELMLALGSTNKPLIVSLGMWSGEGFPEVPTSAPVDFLHCVSSYPASLEEMRLSRVDFTRYAGLSDHTEGLTAAMAALARGARIVEKHFTLDKNMYGPDHICSMTPDELRELCRFREELARCL
- a CDS encoding class I SAM-dependent methyltransferase: MTPATRYGKPAADILAESRALLRENAEHLARQRRLADLLSGRGAPRERCACCNARLDGAGPFQRRGIDYLLCPECGHVQTRLAPPADQPVDFGAVYPPLSGAEFASRVERIYRPKLDWALEALAATDGPPPLERRWLELGCGYGFFLAALRDAGARRFMGLDACRELVERANTALGENRAALVDGGLARAVRDSEAEVYAAFFVLEHLADLPDFLAAVAEKPEGVAFVFSVPVFGLATVLEDCSDRHFARNLDGWTHAQMFTERSLGRCLELAKCEQVEQWVFGQDVLDLGRMCALAAENYPPALRREVDGALARMADAAQQAVDRAHFSDARHIVAVRRGAPLDAGR
- a CDS encoding N-acetyl sugar amidotransferase: MRYCRKCVQPDTRPGSVFDEEGVCLACRFAETVRNIDWAARRAELEEICSFARERNVSGYDCIVGVSGGKDSTRQAMYVRDELKLHPLLVCCSYPPENLSDRGARNLANLMSLGFDCITVGPAPGVWKRLMLQGFLRFGNWAKSTEMALYASAPKVAIAYQIPLIFLGENPAISVGTMDVKSTNGDANQMKNCNTLKGGPEALLEDGITERDLFWYRYSSDEDMQLGALKVVYLGYYIQDFTKRNNALFSIRHGLEVRPDPPEDIGDITGYECLDDDFVLVNQHMKHIKFGFGKVTEQVCEDIRLGDMTREEAWKLVLAYDGKCAERYIQELCDYLGISRETFREVSERYRGRGVWTPDGSGGWRLAAEPEFDGPGSGERG
- the hisH gene encoding imidazole glycerol phosphate synthase subunit HisH gives rise to the protein MDRRRILIVDYGLGNIASLGNALDRLGYQWSVSSRPEDMAGADGFILPGVGAFAEGMRNLRRGGLLQALEREVLDGGKPVLGICLGMQLLARDSDEGGLNQGLGWIDGHVRLLRPEDGLRVPHVGWNVLRMLRREPLFSRSGEESCVYFDHSYHFQCPERHVAAVCDYGGEVVAAVRRENIFGVQFHPEKSQAAGLRILRGLFHSTGFVHHAA
- a CDS encoding HisA/HisF-related TIM barrel protein, whose protein sequence is MLRKRIIGVVPVRGGIAVQSVGFRRFLPLGRPEVAVEYLNSWGVDEVLLLDIDPGRAARGPDLDMVRRVSRFCLTPLTVGGGISSLDHVRGLIRSGADKVALNTALMADPCLGTRIAETYGVQCLVAGVDHRAVEGGERLVWTDSGRVPAQEGPVECARRMEALGAGEILLHDIAADGARSGFDCETVRRVVQAVGVPVIACGGAGSPEHFLRLFESTGAAAACAGNYFHYTEHSVVLCKTSLRRHGVNVRLDTSADYSEARLGRDGRLRKRDEGDLDALRFRHLPEEVI
- a CDS encoding cytidylyltransferase domain-containing protein; the encoded protein is MMRFSVILAARLRSSRLPAKALLPLAGLPLITFLLRRLRGASLVDRVVLATTTRPEDRHLAALAEAEGASVFFGSEDDLIRRYLDACDRYGIDHPVRVTGDCPFVDAASLDHCLAQCAREEGFDLASTKGAFPVGIDYEVFRASSLAAAHASGEPDAADREHLTKFFYDHDRRFRVARLSPPPEWPRCSRAFTVDTLDDYLFCKALADRLGPGAAVGDLLREAS
- a CDS encoding glycosyltransferase family 2 protein — its product is MSGEPKVSVYIAARNCAKYVEAAIESVLRQSMPDWELLVYDDKSTDATPKVLDLYRGDPRIRIFRTNGKGLPGVCNLACGEARGRYLIRLDGDDVFEENILLVLSNYLDSNPDVALVFPDYYLIDAQGDFISLGRTPRLFERNHATDLPPNGACTMIRRDVLLECGGYREDLGAQDGFDLWTKLRGAHRSANVNLPLFYYRRHGDNLTNDHGRIFYARREIKREMAREAMRGQGPYLAVIPCRRNYDFAQDLWNERINGHTLLDIAIETCAGTEIYDQIIVSCDNPEAEETVRRHADPRLRFHLRDPRDTIRSRSVAHTLDAIARIYDPEGRGVTTLNYIHTPFVGTQTLEESVFTLVLNGADSSYGVEKVISPVFRRNAHGFEMLNPRREFASDFDTVYIESCAFVTARSRLFATGALSGPSVVNFLIPGDESFIINSQRALEMARVIYKDKGAGQ